In Exiguobacterium sp. 9-2, the genomic window TCAGCCGAATAGTTTTTGAAACTTCTTCCGGATCAAGGAGTGGAATCGCTCCTTCTGCGATCAATTGATTCGTTCCGGCAAAGAACGTTTCAGTCGGACACCCCGGTAAACAATAGACATCTTTTCCTTGATCAAGCGCGTGACTTGCTGTGTTCATCGTACCACTTCGTTTTGCTGCCTCGACGATGATCAACGACGAGGACAAGCCGGCAATAATCCGATTTCGTTCTAGAAATTGAAATTTTTGAATGGGTGTGCCAGGTGGATATTCGGAGAGAAGAAGACCATTCGAGAAGATACGTTCAAAAAGAGCAGCATGGGAAGTAGGATATAGACGATCAAGTCCGCCGGCCAGAACCGCAATCGTTGTCTGTTGATGTTTTAAGGATAGACGATGGACGAGGGCATCGATGCCATATGCGCCTCCGGAAACGGTGGCGAGATCTGGATGAAAGAAGGGTTGTAGAAAATGCATGCGGGAAAGGTGTTGCGGTGAGGGAGTTCGACTACCGATGATACTGATGCGTGGAAGAGTTAGGCGGGACGGATCACCGCGGTAAAAGAGGGCATAGATAGGTTGAGGAATCGTCAGTAGTACGGTTGGAAACAGTGGATCTCCTTTAACTAGAATCGACTCTTCGATCCGATCAAGTTGCAGTGCTTGTTCATATCGTTTTCGAAGCCGATTTGAAACGGGTAATTCATGACTTGGAACGATTCCGAACCGTTCAATCAATTGAACAATCGGATACGGTACCTGACACATGGCGAAGCGGACATACAGTTCTCGATTCATGAGATCAACGCTCCTTCTTTAAGCTTCTTATTTATATAGAAGAAAGCCGTCCTGATTTGATCAGGACAGCTCTTTTTTTGATTTATTTGACTGTGCTGTTCGTCACGCACTCGTCATAGATCCCTGCTTCTTTGATGACACGGATTAACGTCTCACCAATAACAGCTGGTGTTTCTGCCACTTCAATTCCGTTTGCACGGAGTGTCTTGATTTTTTCAGCAGCTGTTCCTTTACCGCCGGAAATGATCGCACCTGCGTGACCCATCCGTTTACCGGCAGGAGCCGTTTGACCACCAATGAAACCGATGACTGGCTTCGTCATGTTCGCTTTGACCCACTCAGCCGCTTCTTCTTCCGCTGTTCCACCGATTTCACCTAACATGATGACGGCTTTTGTTTCTGGATCTTCATTGAACGCTTTTAGTGTATCGATGAAGTCTGTTCCATTGACTGGGTCGCCCCCGATACCGACAGCTGTCGATTGACCGATGCCTGCCGTCGTCAATTGATGAACGGCTTCATACGTCAACGTTCCAGAACGCGAAACGATTCCGACATGTCCCGGTGTATGGATGTATCCTGGCATGATACCAAGTTTTGCGACACCTGGAGTGATGACGCCTGGACAGTTTGGTCCGATAAGACGAACTGGCTTGCCCTCAAGGTAACGTTTTACTTTAACCATATCAAGAACTGGAATACCTTCCGTGATACAGATGATCAATGCGATGTTCGCATCTGCTGCTTCCATGATCGCATCTGCTGCGAATGCTGGTGGCACGTAGATAATCGATGCGTTCGCACCTGTTTTGTCGACCGCTTGTGCGACCGTATCGAAGACAGGAACACCACCAAGTACTTCCGTACCGCCTTTTCCTGGTGTGACACCACCTACGAGGTTTGTTCCGTAGTCGATCATCTGTTCACCATGGAACATCCCTTGATTACCTGTAATCCCTTGAATAATGACTTTCGTCGATTCGTTCACCCAAATACTCATCTTTAGCTCCCCCTTACTTCACGAGCGCAGCAATTTTTTCTGCGCCGTCTGCCATTGATGTAGCTGCTGTAATCGCTAGACCTGAATCTTTGAGAATTTGTTTTCCTGCATCAACGTTCGTCCCTTCAAGACGAACGACGAGCGGCAATTCGAGACCGACTTCTTTTGTCGCCGCAACGATACCTTCTGCGATGACGTCACATTTCATGATTCCACCGAAAATGTTAACGAAAATCCCTTTAACGTTCTCATCCGACAAGATCAGTTTGAAGGCTTCTGTTACCTTCTCCTTCGTCGCACCACCACCGACATCAAGGAAGTTCGCAGGATCACCACTGAAGTGTTTGATGATATCCATCGTTGCCATGGCAAGACCAGCACCATTGACAAGGCAGCCGATATTTCCATCGAGCGCGATGTAGTTCAAATCACTCTTCGATGCTTCGACTTCGCGTGGATCTTCTTCTGTTTCATCACGTAACGCCACGATGTCCGCATGACGATATAATGCGTTCGAGTCGAAGTTCAACTTCGCGTCCAGCGCGAGAACTTCGCCATCCTTCGTCGTAACGAGTGGGTTAATTTCTGCGATTGAACAATCCTTGTCGACGAAGAAATTATAAAGTTTCGTGACCATACCGACGAACTTGTTGACGAGCTTCACAGGAACACCCATTGCGAACGCAAGTTTACGCGCTTGGAATCCTTGAAGACCAACAGCAGGATCGACGACTTCTTTAATGATTTTTTCCGGTGTCGCTTCCGCCACCTCTTCGATGTCCATACCACCTTCGCTTGATCCCATGATGACGACACGTCCTGTCACACGATCAAGTACGATTCCAAGATAGTATTCTTTATCAATCGCACAGCCTTCTTCGACGAGAAGACGTTGAACGACTTTTCCTTCGGGACCTGTTTGGTGCGTGACGAGCGTTTTGCCGAGTAACTCCGTCGCATATTCCTTCACTTCTTCTTGCGATTTCGCAAGCTTGACGCCACCTGCTTTACCGCGTCCCCCCGCGTGAATTTGAGCTTTGACGACTTTAATCGGGCCTGACAATTGTTCTGATGCATCGACCGCCTCTTCGACGGTGAAGGCTGCGATTCCGTTTGGTACGGGTACCCCGTACGAACGAAGTAATTCTTTTGCCTGATACTCATGTACATTCATGAAAAAATCCCCCTTAACCCCTTTAGTTTCGGCTCTTTCATTGTAGTTAAAATTGGAAGCGCTGTCTATCGTTATCGACCGAAAGCTTTATTTTTTCAGAATTCCATCTTGATCAAGACGATATAAAAAGGCGAATAATTCGGCAATGACACCATATAGTTCTTCTGGGATCTGTTCTGATACTTGAACAGCATCCAGTAACGTCATCAGCGTTTCGTCCTGCCGGATCGGAATATCGTGCTTTAATGCCTCTTCTAAAATCCGTTCCGCGATATGTTCTGATCCCTTAGCGACGACTTTCGGCGCATGCATTTGTTCTTCGTATGATAGAGCAATCGCTTTTTTCATATATGGAGATCCACCCTTCCATTACGCGTCGAGATATCATGTGGTATGCGTTCTTTCGTCTGCTCGACCCAATCGAATCGCGTCAACGCATAGCCCTGTTCCTCGAGTCGTGCTTGAATCTGAGGCGTATAGGCTTGCATGAACGTATCGACGTGCGCATTTGGATGAAAGACGGAGATCGAAACGTTCCGGTCTACGATCAAGACATCAATTGCGACCTCACCAAGCGTCGGTAATTGTAAGTATAAGACGATACGGGCATGATTTGGATCAAACGTTCGTTCGAACGGTGCTTCCATCATGAGATCAACATCTTCGAAAGGTCCGAATTGAGGTAATTGAAATAAATATACTCCTTTTCCTACTTCATTTGTTGCTTGAACGAGTTGTTGCGCCAAAATCTGATCACTCGTCTTTCGATCAAGCGATCGACCTGCCTCGTCGCCCTTCGCCAATTGAACGAGTTCAGTAAGAGCGTGCTTTAACTGCTTCGCTTCTCCTTCCGTCACGGGTTGACCGATTTGCCTTAGTAGTTCCCGTGTTTCCGCAGTCGGTACCGTCTGGCGCTGTAAAAAGGAATCGAGTAACTGGGGTAATGCTGATTTTTGCGGGACAGACTCAGTCGAGATGATTTTTAAGACCGGTTGTCCTTCTGCTGAAACGACTTGAAAGCGATACATGCTCCCTTCTTTTAGTTCAGCCGTCGTCCCTGCCGTCAAGACGCGTTGACCGACCTGTAGTTCCATTAATCCGTCCGGCAACAGTTTTAAGACTTTGCCGACGATGTTTGCGCCTTCCCGTAACGGTAAGTTCGCATGATCGATGATTTTAAATGGTAGTAAGGCACGATGTTCGATGTGCATGCTCGATCCCTCCTAGAGACGTTCTTTGACAGGACGGAATGTTTTTCGGTGAATCGGTGTGACGCCCAGTGTATCAAGTGCTTGTAAATGCGTCGCAGTCCCGTAACCTGCGTGTGTTTCAAATCCGTATCCCGGATACTCGATCGCGTATTGTTCCATCATCACATCTCGTGTCTCTTTTGCGACGACGCTTGCTGCAGCGATGGAGACACTTCTCGCATCTCCTTTGATGAGAGAGAGTTGTGGTGTGTCGTCGTCGAGTGTCATCGCATCAACCAGCAAGGCCTCAGGTTTGAGTTGACGAACCGCGACTTGCATTGCCCGTTTCGATGCTTGATAGATGTTGATCTCGTCAATTTCAGCTGGTTCGATGATGCCGACCGCAATCTCTGCAACGTCTTGTAGGTGTTTAAATGCCGCTTGTCGTTGTATTTTACTCATTTGTTTTGAATCCGTTAGTCCTGGATGATAGAACCCTTCTGGTAAGATGACAGCTGCCGCGACGACTGGACCAGCAAGCGGTCCCCGTCCCACTTCATCCACTCCGGCAATCCGTCTATATCCTTGCTGATGATACTGTTCTTCAAACGTGAACCGCTCCTTGAAATCGATCCGTTGTTGCTCTTCGAGGGCAAATCGTCGTTCTGTCTGACGAAACAGTGTATGCACCCCTTTTCGCGCGTCCGATGCGAGTTCCTGCTTCAATTGTGAAAACTCCTCGATCGTGATGTTGTGTAGACGTTCCTTTAATTCCGTAATCTTCATCTGTTTCGCTCCTTTGAAAAAAACTTGGACATCGAAGGATGTCCAAGTCCGTTATGCATGCGTTTCCCATTCTTCCACTGTTTCGAGCGTCACACGCCCTAGCTTTTCCGTCCGTAGTTCATGCAGAAGCATTTCACTCGTCCGTTCGAAATCGACGTAGCCACCTGAAACGAATCCGCGCTTTTTACCGATGGCTTCGAGTACATCAACCGCTTCTCCTGATACTTCGTCGAGACGATAACGCTCACGTAACTGCTCCGGATAACGCGTCTTTAGCTCACGAAGGGCAAACAGCGCAATATCATCGATGTTTAAGATATCATCCTTGATTGCTCCTGTCGCTGCCAACCGATACCCGACGACTTGATCGTCGAACTTCGGCCAGAGGATACCTGGTGTATCGAGTAATTCCATCTCGCCTGTCTTCATCTTGATCCATTGCTGGCGTTTCGTCACACCTGGGCGGTCACCCGTGATCGCAATGTTCCGACCGGCGAGTCGATTGATGAGTGTCGACTTCCCGACGTTTGGAATGCCGATGATCAAGGCACGAATCGCACTCGGATTCCGACCTTTCTCCCGCATTCGTGCATGTTTTTCTTTCATTAGTCGTAAAGCACCTTCATGAATTTGATTCAATCCTTTATTGTGCTTCGCGTCGACCGCGACGACATCAACACCATCTGCCCGTAATGCGTGCATCCACTGTTCTGTCACTCGTTTGTCCGCCATATCCGCTTTGTTGAGGACGATCAATCGTGGCTTACCTGCCGTGATTTGTTCGACCATCGGGTTACGGCTCGACATTGGAAGACGTGCATCGACAAGTTCGATCACGACATCGATCAACTTTAATTTTTCTGTAACTTCCCGCCGTGCTTTGGCCATGTGACCGGGGAACCATTGAATCGTCATATCCTTCACCTCGTTCATATATTCCTGGACTTCTTGCTGATCATACGATACTTGAAAAAACATCCACTCTCTAGTATACGCAACTTAAGACAAGAAAAGAAGATGAGGTACTTACTTTTCACGGTAAGCGTCTCATCTTCTTTCGTTTTAATCGACAGAGCGTACATCATTGAATGGATAGAATACGAAGTTCGTCGTTCCGACGATTTGATCCTCATCCACAAAACCGATATCACGACTATCTTTTGAATTTTGACGATTATCTCCCATGACGAATACCTTCCCTTTTGGAACAGTCGTTTTTCCTGTCCGTTCCTCAAGTGTAAAGTCCTCCGTCAATGGAACACCATTCATCTGAGCTTTGTACTCTTTTAAATACGGTTCAGCTACTTTCTTATCGTTGACGTACAACGTATCGTCTTTATAATACATCGTATCTCCCGGAACAGCGATCACTCGTTTGATATAGTCGCGTGTTTCCGTTGCATGAAAGACGACGATATCGCCTCTTTCTGGTTCATTAAAATAATACGGAATCTTATTGACGATCATCCGATCCGCATTGTGTAAGGTCGGCATCATCGATTCCCCATCGACGATGACGGGTACGAACAGGAACGTTCGAATGATGAACGCGATGACAAGCGCTACGACGAGCGCTTTTACCCAACTGAATAACTCCTTCACGAATTCCACTCCCTTGATTAACGCAATTTCTTCCTATGGACTAGTATACGCATAAACAACAAAAAAAAGAAGCTTGTCCGGAGACAAGCCACTTTTTCACATGATTAACGACGAATTTCTTTAATACGCGCCGCTTTACCACGAAGGTTACGGAGGTAGTAAAGTTTCGCACGACGGACTTTACCGTAGCGAACAACTTCGATTTGTGCAACACGTGGTGAGTGGAGCGGGAAAGCACGCTCAACGCCAACTCCGTAAGAAATTTTACGGACTGTGAATGTTTCACTGATGCCGCCACCGTGACGTTTGATGACTACGCCTTCGAAGAGCTGAATACGCTCACGCGTACCCTCGACGACTTTAACGTGTACACGGACTGTATCCCCAGGACGGAACGCAGGGACGTCTGACTTGATTTGTTCTTGTGTAAGTTCACGGAACAATTGTTGTGTGTTCATGAATGATTTCTCCTTTTTTCACCAATGTTCTTATCTTCATTTGCTTTCAGCATCCGACAGCGGAACATCGTTAATGGGTGGCTTTTGCCACATGTTTTAACTTATCATAGATTCAATCGTTTGACAATCCTGAAATCGATTCTAAATAAAGACGATCATCCTCGGTTAATGGAGCATCAGCCAACAGATCCGGACGACGCTCAAATGTCCGCTTCAGCGACTGTTCCCGCCGCCATTTTGCAATCCGGGCATGGTTGCCTGATAACAAGACGTCGGGTACCTGGTATCCGGCATATTCAGCAGGACGTGTATAGTGTGGATATTCAAGAAGTCCCGTCGAAAAGGAATCATCTTCATGACTCTCAGACGCAC contains:
- the ylqF gene encoding ribosome biogenesis GTPase YlqF, whose amino-acid sequence is MTIQWFPGHMAKARREVTEKLKLIDVVIELVDARLPMSSRNPMVEQITAGKPRLIVLNKADMADKRVTEQWMHALRADGVDVVAVDAKHNKGLNQIHEGALRLMKEKHARMREKGRNPSAIRALIIGIPNVGKSTLINRLAGRNIAITGDRPGVTKRQQWIKMKTGEMELLDTPGILWPKFDDQVVGYRLAATGAIKDDILNIDDIALFALRELKTRYPEQLRERYRLDEVSGEAVDVLEAIGKKRGFVSGGYVDFERTSEMLLHELRTEKLGRVTLETVEEWETHA
- the sucD gene encoding succinate--CoA ligase subunit alpha, which codes for MSIWVNESTKVIIQGITGNQGMFHGEQMIDYGTNLVGGVTPGKGGTEVLGGVPVFDTVAQAVDKTGANASIIYVPPAFAADAIMEAADANIALIICITEGIPVLDMVKVKRYLEGKPVRLIGPNCPGVITPGVAKLGIMPGYIHTPGHVGIVSRSGTLTYEAVHQLTTAGIGQSTAVGIGGDPVNGTDFIDTLKAFNEDPETKAVIMLGEIGGTAEEEAAEWVKANMTKPVIGFIGGQTAPAGKRMGHAGAIISGGKGTAAEKIKTLRANGIEVAETPAVIGETLIRVIKEAGIYDECVTNSTVK
- the rplS gene encoding 50S ribosomal protein L19; protein product: MNTQQLFRELTQEQIKSDVPAFRPGDTVRVHVKVVEGTRERIQLFEGVVIKRHGGGISETFTVRKISYGVGVERAFPLHSPRVAQIEVVRYGKVRRAKLYYLRNLRGKAARIKEIRR
- a CDS encoding ribonuclease HII, whose amino-acid sequence is MKITELKERLHNITIEEFSQLKQELASDARKGVHTLFRQTERRFALEEQQRIDFKERFTFEEQYHQQGYRRIAGVDEVGRGPLAGPVVAAAVILPEGFYHPGLTDSKQMSKIQRQAAFKHLQDVAEIAVGIIEPAEIDEINIYQASKRAMQVAVRQLKPEALLVDAMTLDDDTPQLSLIKGDARSVSIAAASVVAKETRDVMMEQYAIEYPGYGFETHAGYGTATHLQALDTLGVTPIHRKTFRPVKERL
- the sucC gene encoding ADP-forming succinate--CoA ligase subunit beta, whose product is MNVHEYQAKELLRSYGVPVPNGIAAFTVEEAVDASEQLSGPIKVVKAQIHAGGRGKAGGVKLAKSQEEVKEYATELLGKTLVTHQTGPEGKVVQRLLVEEGCAIDKEYYLGIVLDRVTGRVVIMGSSEGGMDIEEVAEATPEKIIKEVVDPAVGLQGFQARKLAFAMGVPVKLVNKFVGMVTKLYNFFVDKDCSIAEINPLVTTKDGEVLALDAKLNFDSNALYRHADIVALRDETEEDPREVEASKSDLNYIALDGNIGCLVNGAGLAMATMDIIKHFSGDPANFLDVGGGATKEKVTEAFKLILSDENVKGIFVNIFGGIMKCDVIAEGIVAATKEVGLELPLVVRLEGTNVDAGKQILKDSGLAITAATSMADGAEKIAALVK
- the dprA gene encoding DNA-processing protein DprA, which translates into the protein MNRELYVRFAMCQVPYPIVQLIERFGIVPSHELPVSNRLRKRYEQALQLDRIEESILVKGDPLFPTVLLTIPQPIYALFYRGDPSRLTLPRISIIGSRTPSPQHLSRMHFLQPFFHPDLATVSGGAYGIDALVHRLSLKHQQTTIAVLAGGLDRLYPTSHAALFERIFSNGLLLSEYPPGTPIQKFQFLERNRIIAGLSSSLIIVEAAKRSGTMNTASHALDQGKDVYCLPGCPTETFFAGTNQLIAEGAIPLLDPEEVSKTIRLNVDKWESRLL
- a CDS encoding flagellar hook-length control protein FliK, with amino-acid sequence MHIEHRALLPFKIIDHANLPLREGANIVGKVLKLLPDGLMELQVGQRVLTAGTTAELKEGSMYRFQVVSAEGQPVLKIISTESVPQKSALPQLLDSFLQRQTVPTAETRELLRQIGQPVTEGEAKQLKHALTELVQLAKGDEAGRSLDRKTSDQILAQQLVQATNEVGKGVYLFQLPQFGPFEDVDLMMEAPFERTFDPNHARIVLYLQLPTLGEVAIDVLIVDRNVSISVFHPNAHVDTFMQAYTPQIQARLEEQGYALTRFDWVEQTKERIPHDISTRNGRVDLHI
- the lepB gene encoding signal peptidase I, with amino-acid sequence MKELFSWVKALVVALVIAFIIRTFLFVPVIVDGESMMPTLHNADRMIVNKIPYYFNEPERGDIVVFHATETRDYIKRVIAVPGDTMYYKDDTLYVNDKKVAEPYLKEYKAQMNGVPLTEDFTLEERTGKTTVPKGKVFVMGDNRQNSKDSRDIGFVDEDQIVGTTNFVFYPFNDVRSVD
- a CDS encoding EscU/YscU/HrcU family type III secretion system export apparatus switch protein, which encodes MKKAIALSYEEQMHAPKVVAKGSEHIAERILEEALKHDIPIRQDETLMTLLDAVQVSEQIPEELYGVIAELFAFLYRLDQDGILKK